TGATTTGGACTAAACCTGTAAATCGTGTTCCTCTATCTTTTAAATTCAAGTATTTTGGAAGAACAGTATATCCTGTATTTTCATGAATTGGCGCAGCACCTCTCAATACTAAAATATTATTTCGCACTTCGACATTTGATTGCAAAAGGCTTTTCAAGTTAATATCAAAATTCAAGGCTCCCTTGTGATCTGCTGTTAATTTAATAATCATTACTTTATCTGGAGCTGACACAAAATATTCGCGAGTATATTTTATGCCCGCCATTTCGTAGCTTACTTTTGAAATCGCATTCGAAAGATTTAGTTCGCGATGATAATTTACCGCTTTTCCTTTTTCTGAATTATTGATTTCTAATGTTCCTAAAGGCGCATACGATTCGGAATTTTTTCCCTGAACTTTTTTGTTGAGTTCTTCTGCCAGTTTGTAGTTTTCGTTTTGTAAAGCTTCACGAATTGCGGGAATGTTTTTGTAAGCTTCCGGACTCATATTCGCATTTACAGGTTCGCCCGACCAAAGCGTAATGTCGTTCAGATAAATTTTATCTGAATTGGCTCCTCCAAAAACGGTTGCTCCCATTTTTCCGTTTCCTAAAACTAAGCTTTCTTCAAAGAACTCTGCGGGTTGTTTGTACCATAAAACATTTTTGGATTGCGCTGAAATGTTTGTATAGTAAGACGTGAAAAGTAAAATGAAAAATGTTTTTTTTATCATATTTGGTTATCTTATCCTAACAGGTTTTGGAAACCTGTTAGGTATTTATTTTTTTATCTAAACTAATAAAAAAATCTAGTGATACCTAACAGGTTTTGGAAACCTGTTAGGATAAAAACCTATAATCAATCAGATGTTCCTATGGAACATTATTATGAGACGTTTATTTTTTCATCAACGGATTTCATCCGTTGCTACCGATGAAATGTTCCTAGCGGAACATATATCGTTGCGGATTATTTAGCTATTTACTAGGGACTAATCACTAATTACTTAAAAACTACTTACTCACTTTATATTTTTCATTCGCCGTTAGCATTTCCCAATTATCGGTTCTGAATGGCGAAGCAGGAAATTTTTCTTTATTGAAAAGATTAATTGCTGTATCGTCATCTGCCCAACCGTAATGCACTGCTGATGGATTTTGAACTTTATCGCTGGAAACGATTATTTTATTGTCTTTGATTATCGCTTTCGCGGCATGAAAAACTTTGTCTGAACCTGCAATTTCGAAACCTTTTAATTCATCGTTATTTGGCGTTGATAATCCGCTGCCGATGTTATCGAAAGTAAGGATAATTTCGTTTCCTTTTATTGTTTGAGATTTATACGTTGGCCCGCTGTGAACTTGTTTTTTCCCGTAAATATTGTTTAGCGCTGTTGCTGCCAAACGTAATCCGATGTCCTGTTTGTTGGTTGGGTGAATGTCTTTTGCATTTCCGATATCTGTTGTCACGGCCATTCCTGTGTTTGGCAGTTTTAAGGTTTCAGATTGTGCTTCTCGAAGTTCTGCCCAACGGCTTCCTTTTTGGCTGTTTCCTCCAAATTCGTCGAAAGTGGATAATTGAACGAAATAAAAAGGGAAATTTCCTTGTTTGAATTTTGTTCTCCAATCGGTAATCAGTAACGGAAATGATTTTTTGTATTCTGCTGCTCTCCAAACATTGGCCTCTCCCTGATACCATAAAACACCTTGCATAGCATAAGGCACTAACGGATTTACCATGGCATTGTACAATAATGACGGATAACTGTTTGGTGAAACCTCGATTCTCACTTTTATAACATTAAATTTCCAAAGTCCTTCTAATGGAAGATTAGAATCTTTAAAATCAATTTTTAAATCTTGTGGATCACCGTAGATTCCGCCACCACCGCTGTAATCTGTAATTCTTACAGCGATTACGTTTGTGCCCTCTTTTAAGACATTTGCCGGAATTTTGTAAATTCTTTTAGCATCCCAAAGATTGTTTGTTCCAATTTGAACGCCGTTTACAAATGTCTGATCTTCGTCATCGACTTTTGCCAAATGTAAAATGGCTTCTTTTTTCGCTTGTTCGGCTGTTAAAACAATGGTTTTTCGCATCCAGACAATTCCGTCGATATTGCCAATCTGCTGGTTTTCCCAAAGTGAAGGCACTTTTATTTCTGGCCAGTTCTTATCCTGGAAATTTGGGTTTTTAAATTGCTCTTCGTTTTCCGTCGAAACATCAAAACCCTGTACTTTTTTCAGATTGTCTAAAACTGATTTTTTATAGGTTTCAAAAATAGCATTGATATCTACAGTTGGAACATCGGCAATCATAGCTTTAAAATCGGGACTGTTTTCGAAAGCTTCACGGCTTGTCCAAGTCTCCACATTTGTTCCTCCCCAGGAAGTATTGATGATTCCGATTGGGATTTTTAATTCTGCATACAGTTTTCTGGCGAAATAGTAGCCAACTGCTGTGAAGTTGCCCACATTTTCTTTGTTTGCTTCTTCCCATTTCCCTTGTTTTAAATCGTCTTTTGGAGTGCCGCTTAAATCTTGTGCCACACCAAAATGACGAATCATTGGATAATTAGCAGTTTCAATTTCCTTTTCGGCATTCATGGTTTTGAAAACCTGAAATTCCATATTCGATTGTCCGCTGCAAATCCAAACTTCTCCAACCAAAACATTTTTGATGGTGATTTTATTTTTTCCAATTACGATTAACTCGAATGGCCCACCGGCTTTTTCAGCAGCTAAACTTACCGTCCATTTTCCGTTTTTATCTGCTGTTGTTTTCTTGATTTGTTTGTTGAAATGAATTTCTACGCTTTCATTTGCATCGGCAAAACCCCAAATCGGGATTTGTTTGTCTCTTTGGAGCACCATTCCGTCAGAGAATATTAAAGGCATTCTCACATTAGCATTGGCTAAAACACTAATTAACAGAAAAATAAATACTAAGTTTTTTTTCATTTTTTTAATTTAAATATTTTTTAAACCATATAAGTGATATAAGATATTTTAAGTTTTTATTTCACACTGCGCTTAAATTTACTTATATCACTTATATGGTTTAAACTAAATTTTTTACTTTAATCCGTCTATTAAAGCGTTTAAAGCTTGAGTATCGAAGACGGTATTATTGCTTCTATTCATGATTCCGAAACCGTTGTTTCCTAAACTTCCTTCATCCCAATAAAAAGGTAATAATCCGTTTGCTTTTGCTGTTTTAACTACCGTTTTTAAATAATACGCTCTTGAATTTAAATGCAATGTCAGCGCATCTCCCGTTAAAGTCGTTCTTCTAATTGCTCCAAATTCTCCCAATAAAACTGGAATTCCTTTGTCTACAAACTGAGTTTTCATCAATTTGAAATTCTTTTCTAAATCGGCTTCTTCGCCCCAAGTTGCATTTCTTTCTGTATCGATTGTAGAATGGAAACCATTTCCCCAATAATAAAACATTTTACCCCAAGTTTCGTCTTTGGTTAAACCAGCAAAATTCCACGGTGAATAATAATGAACCTCAACCATCATTCTGCCTGATACTTTATCTGTAGGCAATGTAGTCATTAATTTGTTTGTTTTCTCGATATCTGTCGTTGGCCCTTGAACTACTAAAACACGAGTAGCATTTTTTCCTCCTGTAGAACGAACCGCATCAATAAAAGTCTGATGATACGAATTTAAAACTGCCATTTGCGTCGCATCTTCAACAGCCGGTTCATTGGCACTTGCAAAAAGTAAATGTTCGTCAAATCCGCGTAAATGTGTTGCGATTTGTTCCCAGAACGCTTTTTGTTTCGCATTATTTTCTACTTTTTTAGCTTCGGTAATATTATTTTCCAGCCAGCCGCCGTCCCAGTGAATATTTACTACAACATACATATCGTTGTCAACACAATATTGTATTACTTCTTTCACTCGGTTTAACCAATCTGTTTTGATTTTTGCTGTTGCAGCATTTTCTAAATTCTGATTCCAAGAACATGGAATTCTGATGGCATTGAAACCATTTGCTTTCACAGCATCAATTAAAGCTTTGGTTACTTTTGGATTTCCCCAAGCGGTTTCTCCTCCGGTTGCTTCCAACGTATTTCCGATATTCCAGCCTAATTTGATTTTTGCTGCCAATTCAACTGCAGAACTTCCCATTCCAGAGGCATCGGCTGCAATCGGATTGGTATTGTAGCTTGGATATAAACTTCCTGGAGCCTGAGAAACTGAAATTGCTTCTGAGGCAAGTTCACCACCACTTAATGTAATCACAGCATTTCGTTGTGCTGTAGTTGTATTTTCTAAAGCAGTAATTTTTACTACAGTTTGTCCTGAAGTTCCTGTAGTCTGACTTAATTTTATCCAACTGGCAGCATTACTCAAAGTCCAATTGACGCCATTAGAATTAATCGTTATTTCAATTGTATTTTCTTTACTTTCAAAATCAATTTTGCTGGTGGTCGAAGAGAGCGTTTTTATAGCGGGCGGATTTTCTTCTTTGTCTGAACTGCAGGCAGAAACTCCCAGAAAAGCAAAACATAAAATAAAGCTCAACAAATAGTCTTTGATTGTTTTTTTCATTTGGTTTGGTTTAAGTTAAGTGTAAGTTTTTAAAATCAACGCCAGCTTATAGTAGGCTGGCGTTGGTGGTTTGGTTATTTTTTAGCAATAACAAGTTTTATTTAACTGTTACCTGAATTTCTTTTTTAATATCTCTTGAAGAGGTTCCCAATTTAATAGTGTATTTTCCTGGCTCAATTGTCCATTTTTTAGCAGCAACATCGTAGTAAGCCAATTCTTTTACCGGCACTTTGATTGTTACTTTTTCTGAACTTCCAGCTTTTACATCCGCTTTTTTGAAACCTTTTAATTCTTGTGCAGCACGAGAAATTTTAGAATCTGATTTTGCTGTATATAATTGAACTACTTCTTTCCCGTCTACTTTTCCTGTGTTTTTAACGTCAACTGTAACTTCGATTACGTCATTTTGAGCATACGAATCTTTATTGGCTTTTGCATTATCAAGCGTGAAAGTTGTATATGATAATCCGTAACCGAAAGGATATAATGGCGCTACGTTTTTAGTATCAAACCAACGGTATCCAATTAAAATTCCTTCTGCATAATTTACCGCTTTGTCTCCAGGGAAACTGTTTGTAGCATGTGCAGGAGAATCTTTCAATTGTTTCGGCATTGTCCAAGGTAATTTTCCTGACGGATTTACTTTTCCTAAAATTACATCAGCCAAAGCATTTCCTCCTTCAGAACCATTAAACCAGCTCCAAACTAAAGCAGAAGATTTTTTACTTACTTCATTAATGTCAAACGGAGCTCCAGCCACCATTACGACAATGGTTTTTGGATTAGCCTCTACTACTTTTTTGATTAATTCTTCTTGTCCAAAAGGCAAGTGCAAATCTCGTCTATCTGAAGCTTCTGTTTCATAATCACGGTTGGATCCTGCAAAAATGATTGCCACGTCTGAGTTTTTAGCTGCTTCTACTGCTTCTTTAACTTTTGCATCGTCTAATTTGTCGATTGTAACTGGACCAGTAGAAGTAATATTTCCTAAATTCCCTTTGTTTTTCTCATCGTAACGCTCTAAATATCCTTCAGCGTAATTGATTTTGATTGATGAAGGAAGTCTGTTTTTAAGACCTTCAAGCGGTGTAACTTCTCTTTTTGTTTTTACACCGGCTCCAAATCCGCCCAAAGCATTTTTCTTTGTTGCATTGTTTCCGATAACGGCAATAGATTTAACTCCGTCCAGTTTTAATGGCAATGCATTGTTTTCGTTTTTCAATAATACGATTGCTTCTGCTGCGATTTTGTAAGCGTCTTGATAGTGTGCTTCGGTTGCGATGCTTCCTTTTGCACGTGTTCCCCCGCCCATTGCTTTAACTTGGAATAATGTTCTTAAAATACGTTTTACGTGAAGATCGATTTCTTTTTCTGAAACTTCTCCAGATTTAACCGCAGCAATTAATTTATCGGCTAAGAAAAATTCGTTGAAAGGTTTTGGTGTTCCCATTTCAATGTCTAAACCGTTTTTCAAAGATTTTGCTGTAGAATGCACCGCAGCCCAATCTGAAACTACGATTCCTTTAAATCCCCATTCGTCACGAAGGATTTTATTCAGCATATAATCATTCTCACATAAATATTCGCCTCTAAATTTATTGTAAGCGCCCATTATACTATAGGCTTTTGCTTCTTTTACCGAAGCTTCAAAAGCTGGAAGATAAATTTCACGAAGTGTACGCTCATCAATTTGTACATCGACAAAATCACGATTCGTTTCCTGATTGTTTGCTGCATAATGTTTTACGCACGCCATTACATCTTTTTCCTGTAAACCAACAATCAAAGGCACTGCGATTTTTTTATTCAAAAACGGATCTTCAGACATGTATTCGTAGGTTCGTCCTCCAAGCGGTGTTCTCACCATATTGATGGCTGGCGAAAGTAACATGTCTTTGTCTCTTGCACGTAATTCTTCTCCTAAACTGGTTCCAAAAGTATGTGCCATTTCTGCGTTCCAAGTTGCTGCCAAAGCGCCTCCTGCTGGATAGTACGTTGCAAAATCGTTTGTCCATCCTGCCGGAGCCCAATTGTCTCTTGAAATTTCTTCACGAACTCCCAACGGACCATCGGCCATTTTTAATTCTGGAATTCCTAAACGTTTTACGCCTGCATTGGCAAACATACTGTTCCCGTGAAGCATTCCGATTTTTTCTTCTAATGTCATCTGCGAAATCAATTTGTCGATTTCTGCATCATGGTCAGTGCTTATTTCTTTTCCAACATACTCTTCGGTTTCTGCCGAACTTGAAGCCGTTGTCTGCGCATCATTTTTACAAGAAGTAAACAATGCAAAAACTAGAGCTGCTGAAAGGAACATCATTTTGTTTTTCATAGATAGTTAGGTGTTTTGTGATTTAAAGATTTTTGATTCCTCACCTCTCATCTTTAAATTCGTTAATATTATGTTTGTGGTTCTTTTTTATTGTTTAATTAAATTCAGCATCACAACATCATTTTCATTGATTTTGAATTCTCTGCTGAAAGTCCCTTTTCCGTCAATTGTAATTTTTT
This portion of the Flavobacterium panacagri genome encodes:
- a CDS encoding cellulase family glycosylhydrolase — protein: MKKTIKDYLLSFILCFAFLGVSACSSDKEENPPAIKTLSSTTSKIDFESKENTIEITINSNGVNWTLSNAASWIKLSQTTGTSGQTVVKITALENTTTAQRNAVITLSGGELASEAISVSQAPGSLYPSYNTNPIAADASGMGSSAVELAAKIKLGWNIGNTLEATGGETAWGNPKVTKALIDAVKANGFNAIRIPCSWNQNLENAATAKIKTDWLNRVKEVIQYCVDNDMYVVVNIHWDGGWLENNITEAKKVENNAKQKAFWEQIATHLRGFDEHLLFASANEPAVEDATQMAVLNSYHQTFIDAVRSTGGKNATRVLVVQGPTTDIEKTNKLMTTLPTDKVSGRMMVEVHYYSPWNFAGLTKDETWGKMFYYWGNGFHSTIDTERNATWGEEADLEKNFKLMKTQFVDKGIPVLLGEFGAIRRTTLTGDALTLHLNSRAYYLKTVVKTAKANGLLPFYWDEGSLGNNGFGIMNRSNNTVFDTQALNALIDGLK
- a CDS encoding sialate O-acetylesterase — its product is MKKNLVFIFLLISVLANANVRMPLIFSDGMVLQRDKQIPIWGFADANESVEIHFNKQIKKTTADKNGKWTVSLAAEKAGGPFELIVIGKNKITIKNVLVGEVWICSGQSNMEFQVFKTMNAEKEIETANYPMIRHFGVAQDLSGTPKDDLKQGKWEEANKENVGNFTAVGYYFARKLYAELKIPIGIINTSWGGTNVETWTSREAFENSPDFKAMIADVPTVDINAIFETYKKSVLDNLKKVQGFDVSTENEEQFKNPNFQDKNWPEIKVPSLWENQQIGNIDGIVWMRKTIVLTAEQAKKEAILHLAKVDDEDQTFVNGVQIGTNNLWDAKRIYKIPANVLKEGTNVIAVRITDYSGGGGIYGDPQDLKIDFKDSNLPLEGLWKFNVIKVRIEVSPNSYPSLLYNAMVNPLVPYAMQGVLWYQGEANVWRAAEYKKSFPLLITDWRTKFKQGNFPFYFVQLSTFDEFGGNSQKGSRWAELREAQSETLKLPNTGMAVTTDIGNAKDIHPTNKQDIGLRLAATALNNIYGKKQVHSGPTYKSQTIKGNEIILTFDNIGSGLSTPNNDELKGFEIAGSDKVFHAAKAIIKDNKIIVSSDKVQNPSAVHYGWADDDTAINLFNKEKFPASPFRTDNWEMLTANEKYKVSK
- a CDS encoding glycoside hydrolase family 3 C-terminal domain-containing protein gives rise to the protein MKNKMMFLSAALVFALFTSCKNDAQTTASSSAETEEYVGKEISTDHDAEIDKLISQMTLEEKIGMLHGNSMFANAGVKRLGIPELKMADGPLGVREEISRDNWAPAGWTNDFATYYPAGGALAATWNAEMAHTFGTSLGEELRARDKDMLLSPAINMVRTPLGGRTYEYMSEDPFLNKKIAVPLIVGLQEKDVMACVKHYAANNQETNRDFVDVQIDERTLREIYLPAFEASVKEAKAYSIMGAYNKFRGEYLCENDYMLNKILRDEWGFKGIVVSDWAAVHSTAKSLKNGLDIEMGTPKPFNEFFLADKLIAAVKSGEVSEKEIDLHVKRILRTLFQVKAMGGGTRAKGSIATEAHYQDAYKIAAEAIVLLKNENNALPLKLDGVKSIAVIGNNATKKNALGGFGAGVKTKREVTPLEGLKNRLPSSIKINYAEGYLERYDEKNKGNLGNITSTGPVTIDKLDDAKVKEAVEAAKNSDVAIIFAGSNRDYETEASDRRDLHLPFGQEELIKKVVEANPKTIVVMVAGAPFDINEVSKKSSALVWSWFNGSEGGNALADVILGKVNPSGKLPWTMPKQLKDSPAHATNSFPGDKAVNYAEGILIGYRWFDTKNVAPLYPFGYGLSYTTFTLDNAKANKDSYAQNDVIEVTVDVKNTGKVDGKEVVQLYTAKSDSKISRAAQELKGFKKADVKAGSSEKVTIKVPVKELAYYDVAAKKWTIEPGKYTIKLGTSSRDIKKEIQVTVK